The genome window CAAGGGACACATCTGCATTCAGGAGCAGGTGTGGCTGAAAGTaaaagagctctgccaggcatCTGCCAGGGCCAGTgtgggcagctcctgctccagggcaaaaccccacacctgcccctacttcaaggacctggactgcatcctggtgGGCAGGGCAGTCCCTTCACACACAGACCCTGGTAGTGGATTTGGGGCTTGAGACGCCCGTCATCAGCCTCCCAGGGGACAGAGACGAGGAGGAGGAACAGACGAGGCCAGCACCATCACCCTCCTGACCTTGGAGCTGTGTACCTCATGctgtggatgtgtcccaggcatcatctgaggccagggaaggaacatcatgtgagtgccatcacgttCCCTTCATACAGGAAGCGGAGGGGCTGTCCGGGGAAGGGGACACTTCTCACTCGGTCCTTGCAGCCTTGCATGCAAGAGCATGTGTTGTGCCACTCCTGGCCACACAGCACAAGGAAGCTgccacagaggacccttgtgcagGGTATCTGGAGAGGCCTGACATACTCATGACACCgaggtgggacaccctccctgcacaAGCCACTTCTAGAAGGCGGCTGGGGACACACACGGGCATGCCCGCACTCTTAGAGTAGCATCCGCTCCTGGGGACAGCGTGGTGAGGTGCAGctgctctcagctcacagaggggggaaggcttcaggcacagtgtccccggggatgactgaccatctctctttattctccacagccagaccagctgtgagAGGGGGGTGGTCAACACCCCCCGGGGACAGCCTCCCAAACCCAAGGGAACAGCAGGTGCTGGAGACCCATGGACGACTTCCAGAGTGAGCACCTCACAGCACTCCGATCCCTGGAGCAGACCATCCACCACAGGCTCCAGGAAGACATCCAGCTGCGACAAGACACCTGGTGGGAACTGCTAGCTCAGCACTGCACCATGTGCGTGGCTGTGTAATCcctcacagcctgctcctgctcctatgCCTGCTCTCGCTGtagctccctctcccactcccccttACACTCCTCCCCCAAGGCTGCTGTGACCCCTGCGCCTGTGGCAGTGGGATCACCACagccaggcaccactcccagcctcagccatgagcctctccccacctcttctccatcttccagctctctcctccccctccaaggttctcatccccctcctccccgctctttgctcccctctcccaggttctttcccctgtccctccccagttactctGACCCTAAATAAAAAGAAACGGAGATTTTAGTTTTTCCAAAACAAACTATCTTTTTTATTGTCTCAAcagtgcaggctgggaggggaggagtgttggAGGAAACTCAgagaggggcaatgcacaggcTTCTAGTGGCGCCTAGGGGAGAGTTTCACTGGGGCGCTacgagaaactctccctcagagagCGCTGAGCgctgtgagaaactctccctctcccgcatgtgcacagagccctgatgGGCCTGCAAGATGGCACTGCCAATGCGGTCAGCCTCCGCCCCCCAGCCAAGCCGGaacgcctcccccttccactcacaaatattgtggagcacaccaTGTGAGGGATGTTGCACTTCccaaggtccaggcaggtgagaagGCATCTGAACTGCGCCTTCAAAGTCCCGAAGAGGCCCTCTACGACCATatgagccctgctgagcctggcgctGTAGCATGGTCAACATGgccgtgtatggcttcatgaacCAAGGCAAGAGAGGgcaggccacatcccccaccatgCACATGggcacgtccccaaccctgatggtgccgTGGGGAAGGAAAATTTCCATCATGCAGCTTCTCAAAGACGCTGGAGTTTCAGAACAAGCAGGTATCATGCACATTCCCTGACCATCCAATGTCCGTAAACTGGCACTGGTGGTCCTTGacggcctgcaggaccattgaaaagtatctCATCCAGTGGTCGGGAACCtggatggggaggtgggtgtcATCAATGGCCCCCCCGCATTTGGGGAAACCATGTTGGCAAAGCCCCCAACAATGGTGTTCACATCTCCAAGGTGGATGACCTTGTGCAGCAGGACGGTTTTGATGGCCCACATCACTTGcaaaaggagacaaacagagattCACAGGGGTACCAGAGCCCTTGGGAAGTCCGTCAGCCCAACTCcctattctcccctcccctgccatacTGGAGCAACCCCCGCTATTCACCCCATCCTCCGGAAGGACTTTGTGAGGGTGGTACTAAAAAACCTCCAAGGGAGAGGGCTTGAACCACTCTCCCACCCCTTTCCTTAGTCCACCCTACACCTTGGAACAATAGCCCAAGAATGCTGTgtctgcatgagcatggccccgaTGGTCGATCTCCCAATGcagaactggttcccaacagatcagtagctgtccagcgtggcgagcttccagaagCCATGGCAACCCACTTCCGGAGGGGAATGGTGcgtctcatgtgagtgtcctgtcacctgagggcggGGTGAGCCACCCACAGAGCTCCAGAAACTTTtccttcctcatcctgaaattctggagccatGCTGGTGGGACTGGATTATCATGGAAATGCTGGTCTCTCCACTGTTCCATGAtaatccagtcccaccagtctggtTGTGTCCAGAAGCCAGAAGCAGTGGTGCAAGGTGTGAAGAGTGGGGAGGGTGGGATTCAGCTGCATGAGCCGTGCCCACAGAGATCCAAGGAGGGTCTCCCAGAGGAGCTGGGGCTtgggttcctgcagggcctgggctgcagccgGCACAAACTGCTGTATGAGTTGCAGCACAAGCCGGAATAGCCGtagactgcccagaggcagctccggctccatcaCTAGCAAGCTGAGGGGTCCACAAGGACAACTGCAGCAGGCAAAAGAAAagggtttgctgtccctcgaggaggcAGGCAAAAGAAAAAAGCCTGAGCCATGGCAGAATAGGGGTTcctttaagcaagagcctcagctagcctcaagcagcagccacaggaagtaactgctgacctgatgccctgccttaAGTGGTTCccagtggccttaaatgcgagttagtgtccagtcagtgtggccactctattttgaaatagctaagcaCTATTTCCATGTGCTTTTGGTGTGTAGACgcgcaatttcaaaataagctatttcggaagatatcttctgaaatagcttattttgaaataaatctgcagtgtagacatagcctaaaatgcCTATTTCAGCTCTCAGGAAGACGATTCATTTAATTTAACTAGGATTCTGTGCCTGACTTCTGCTATAAATACTAGTCAAATAAGAATAATTTCTCAGATACTGTGATCCAGGGCCACCTCCACTCAGCTGCTCAGGCCTTCTCTATGCACAAGTTTGAACTGATTTAATTAAAAGTGGTTTAAAAAACTGATTTAGTTAAACTAGTGTAAATTCTTTCTATGAATGCTCTTGGATTCATCTAAACCTGGCTTATTTCCAAATGATTCAGTTTTTACTGAGTTAAGCTAAATGGATGAGACACACTTATGGGATTTATTAGCAGAGAGGCATCTGTATCTcattcttgctttaaaaaaaaactcttatAGTTATCTGGTATGTGTGCAAGCAGGAGTGTATGTAATTGGACCAAGGgaatttatttgaaaactattCTTGATTGGTAgtttttcatatatttaaaacaaCCTTGAGTTAAAAAACCTCACTTTCAATAAAAGAAGGTTTGGAAGGATTCAAATTTTAAATTAGTATACTGCAGTAAATAGAGACTTCACCATACACAAACTGATAAAAAAATTTCTGAAATATACCTGAAATTTCAGATAGGCAAATTAAGCAAAAAATGCTAGCTAAGCACTTCTTTAAGGATTTGTTTCATTTCAGAATAttcactttgtatattttgacaagtAAAGTTGGGGATTTGTGTTTTAGAAGTTAAAGCTTTAGCTTTTTGAATCTCAGCATCTACTGTCAGAGAGTTATTATCTGATCTTCCCTATTGTCtggcactccccaccccccaatttcccacaataaataaaaataaacattgatattatttatcaattttttaataaaattcagTTATTCCAAAGCCTGTATAATTTCACATGTGCATATTTTATGGGTTGAGAGTGGTTCATTAATCCTGAAAACACTTGTTTTCACCAGGCTATTTTATTAATTTGAATTTCAAAATGTAGTAAATTATGTAATCTCAATTTGGAAATTTTCATGTAACCCTATGTTGAGGAGGAAAAGATTAGCTATTATTTAATCACCTATCATTTTGATTGGATGCTTTAATTAGTTTTAGATTTAGTCTCATCCTTGGTTTCACTCTTAGGACTGATTTGTCCCTTCTGTTTGGCTGGAACAGAAACTATGAATTGGCATTGTGATTTGTAATGCCTTATTATTTTGGAGCTGATAGTTGAATAAAAATACTGCCCTCCCAATAGCAAATGCATGGTAATGACAAACAGAACCAAGGCTAGAATGGAGCCCTATTTCATATCCACTTTGAACTACACAGTGGATGCAAAGATTAGAAAACAGACAGTGGATGCAAAGAGTAGAAAAGAACAAGCTAGATTTAGGCCCAAGAGATTCTGTGTAGATAACATATTTACAATAAGGATGATCATAAAAGTAGGATGGCACTCCTCCATCATCATCAGTTTCACTGATTTTCAAAGTTATCTGACAGCCTGAACAGATACATAGTGTGGAATATTCTTCCAACCTACAGAATCCCAGTAAAAGTTGTCAGCCTCACTAAGGCCATATATAATTTTCCAGGGCTGGTGACACActctgccaggccctgggcaatgttGGGAGTTGGTAGGGGGCTTGACTCTGCCCTAGTAGGGGCATGGGCTCAGGCAGAAGGTTGTGGCTatgggcagtgctgtgtggactGTGCTGCAGGGAACTCCAGGAGCAATtgaaaaggcccagggctctggctgctgccattgCTGTAGTAACAGTGGTGGTggactggagccccaggccctaccCCGTCAGTGGTCCTGTGTGCTTCCTACAACTCATTTGATGTTTCCAAGCCTAAAACTGATGAATGTTTGCAAAGCCCCATCAAAGGAAAGGTATGATGCTAAAGTGTGCAGCATTATTTGTATTGTATTGCCAGTATTGAACCAAGGGAGTTTGTGGAGTCCCTGTCATTGGAGGttgtaaagaacaggttaaataaaCCCTGTCAGTGATGGTCTAGGTTTGGTTGATCCTATTTCAGTAGGCTGGGTGGGGACATGAGATGGGCTTGATGTCCTCTTGAGTTCCTTATAACCTTGTACTATGATGCTATTTTTTTCTCTTACAGAGTCACAAAAAGAACCAGAAAGCAACAAATTATAAACTCAAACAGGCTTGTAAACAAAAGCGAATTGCCAAGATCCTGACATTTGCCCTGATTTCTGctctgtgactttgggcaaaaAAATGTGTGAGCTCaacaaaaacacaacaaataacTCAACAGTCACTCACCCAATCCCACTAGGTCTGGTCCTGGGTAGCATCTCACTGATCACAGTCATCATGAATATTTTGGTCCTATATGCAGTGAAAACAGAAAGAAAGCTGCAAACAGTTGGTAACCTGTACATTGTCAGCCTATCCGTTGCAGACCTTATAGTTGGAGCAGCTGTTATGCCGCTGAACATGATGTACCTACTGAAAGGCAAGTGGGTACTGGGCAGTCTAGCCTGTTTGTTCTGGCTCTCAATGGATTATGTAGCCTCCACAGCCTCCATCTTCAGCCTTTTTATATTGTGCATAGATCGTTACCGTTCAGTACAACAGCCACTCAATTATCTCAAGTACCGGACCAAAACTAGAGCATTGGTAATGATTTCTGGAGCTTGGCTGATTTCTCTTCTGTGGATCATCCCGATTCAAGGCTGGCATGCTTTTGCCAATATTAGGAATCGGACAGTGGGTGAAGTTACCTGTGAAACAGAATTCTCCCAAGTCACCTGGTTTAAAGTGTTGACAGCAATTGTCAACTTCTATGTCCCATCTTTACTGATGTTATGGTTCTATGCAAAAATATACAAAGCTGTCAGGAAACACTGTCAGCACCGAGAGCTCATCAATGGATCTTTTCGATCTTTCTCAGAAAACAAAAGTGTACATCATAAAGGGCAGGAAAAGCAAAAGATTTGCCACAAAAAGTCAAATAAAGATATACCCTCAAGTCTTTTGAAAGGAAGCTCTGCAGAtccttgctgcaatgtaaatCTCCACTTTCCTCAGTCTAAACGTATGGAGGCAAAACTTCAACTTGGCAGCTTTGACAACTGCCCAAACACTCTCATTACAGAAGATGACAGCAAAGTAGTAAACCGGAGCTGCTTTCCTCTTGCTATTGCCCAGACTCAGTCAGGACCAGATAAAGTAGGAATTAAGTATGTGTCGGTCAAGAAGGGGCCAGAGTTAAGTGACACATCAGATGAGCACACTTTCATAGAAGGGGTCTTGTGTAAAAATGACTCCTATTCCACCCTGGAGCCAACTTCTAGTGCTGAGGACAAGACTAACAAAGGCCTTGGTTATCTGAAGAGCACCTGGCTGAGACTGCGCACCCAGTCCATGCAAGGGGTGCATCTGAACAGGGAGAAGAAAGCAGCCAAGCAGTTGGGTTTTATAATGGCAGCCTTTATGCTGTGCTGGATTCCTTATTTTGTGCTGTTTATGGTAATAGCCTATTGTCAAAGCTGTTGCAACCAGGGTTTCTACATGTTCACTATTTGGCTTGGTTACGTAAACTCCACTTTAAATCCATTCATCTATCCCCTCTGTAACGAGAACTTCAAGACAACTTTCAAAAAGATCCTTCATATTCACTCATAATGTATCTTCA of Pelodiscus sinensis isolate JC-2024 chromosome 11, ASM4963464v1, whole genome shotgun sequence contains these proteins:
- the HRH1 gene encoding histamine H1 receptor gives rise to the protein MCELNKNTTNNSTVTHPIPLGLVLGSISLITVIMNILVLYAVKTERKLQTVGNLYIVSLSVADLIVGAAVMPLNMMYLLKGKWVLGSLACLFWLSMDYVASTASIFSLFILCIDRYRSVQQPLNYLKYRTKTRALVMISGAWLISLLWIIPIQGWHAFANIRNRTVGEVTCETEFSQVTWFKVLTAIVNFYVPSLLMLWFYAKIYKAVRKHCQHRELINGSFRSFSENKSVHHKGQEKQKICHKKSNKDIPSSLLKGSSADPCCNVNLHFPQSKRMEAKLQLGSFDNCPNTLITEDDSKVVNRSCFPLAIAQTQSGPDKVGIKYVSVKKGPELSDTSDEHTFIEGVLCKNDSYSTLEPTSSAEDKTNKGLGYLKSTWLRLRTQSMQGVHLNREKKAAKQLGFIMAAFMLCWIPYFVLFMVIAYCQSCCNQGFYMFTIWLGYVNSTLNPFIYPLCNENFKTTFKKILHIHS